TCAAGGATTTGAAAACGATTCGTCATGGTGAATCGACGACGGTTTATGCGATCGACGGGCGCCGTGGGAACGATCGGACTCGCCGGACTCGCCGGCTGTCTCGGCGACGAGGACGAGGACGGCGACGACGGCGCCGACGGATCGGGTACCGACGGCGACGACGGCGAGAACGGGGGCGACGAGGACGGGGAGCAGAGTACGGACGGGGAACCGCTCCCCGACGAACTGGACTTCCTCATGTCGCCCACCGAGCCCCAGGACGAGATGGAGGCCCAGTACGGGCCGATGGCCGACTACCTCTCGGAGGAACTGGGCTCGGAGATCAACCTCCAGTACGCCCAGGGGTACAGCGCGGTCATCTCGGCGCTCGGCAGCGGCTCCGGCCACATCGGCGAGATGGGGCCGTTCGCCGCGGCCCTCGGCGTCCGCTCCGACGAGGTCGACATCATCCTCCAGCGCTACGCGTACGGAAGCTGGGAGTACGCGAGCGTCATCGTCACCCGCGAGGACACCGACGTCGAGAGCCTCGAAGACCTCGAGGGCAAGACCATCGCCTTCGCCGACCGGCTGAGTTCCAGCGGTTCGCTGTACCCGCTGTACATGCTCAAACAGGCGGGCCTCGACATCGGCGGCCTCCCGGAGGACGACAGTGGCGCCGACTTCGAGGCGACGTTCTCGAGCCACACCGCCGCGATCGAGTCCCTGCAGGCCGGACAGGCCGACGCGGCCGGCGTCGGCATGTTCATCGCCGTCGAGGACGGCGACGAGGAGCGCGAGGAGTACCTCGACGGCATCGAACTCGTCCAGAAGGAAGACGGCATCCCGCGTGCGCCGATCGCCGTCAGCCCGGAACTCGGCCAGGACGCCCGCGACGACATCCAGCAGGCGTTCCTCGACGCCCCCGACGAGGCGTACGAGGGCGACGGCGACGAGAACCAGCTGTGGTTCAGCGACGTCCGCGAGGCCGACGCGGAGGCCTACGAGCCGGTCGTCGAGGTCGCACGTGACCTCGGCATCTCCGCGGACCTGCTCGACGAGGACCTGTAGGCGGTCCGTTCACCAGATTTGTAACCCTCGATATGAACCGATAGACAATGCCGAAAGTATCACTGACGAACGTTACAAAAGTGTACGGCGAGGACACGGTCGCCCTCGACGGGATCTCCTTCGACGTCCCCGCGGGCGAGTTCGTCGTCGTCCTCGGGCCGTCCGGGGCCGGGAAGTCGACCCTGTTGCGGATCCTCAACGGGCTGACGGCGCCCACGGAGGGGAGCGTCTACATCGGGGACGAGCAGGTGACGGGGGCCCGGGAGGACGTCGGGATGGTGTTCCAGATGCACTACCTCATCGAGAGCCTGAGCGCCTACCGGAACGCGCTCACCGGCGCGCTCTCGCGGACCGACCTCCTCCGGAGCCTGCTGACGATGTACGACCGCGAGGACAAGCGGGCGGCCCTGGAGGCGCTCGAGACCGTCGGCCTGCTGGAGGCCGCGCCCCAGCGCGCCGGGTCGATGAGCGGCGGGCAGAAACAGCGCGTCGGCATCGCCCGCGCGCTCGTCCAGGACCCGAACCTCCTGCTCGCCGACGAACCCGTCGCCAGCCTCGACCCGAAAGCCGCGAAGGACGTGATGGGGTACATGAAACAGGCCGCACGCGAGCGCGAGTTGACGACCATCGCCAGCCTCCACCAGGTCAACATCGCCCGGGAGTTCGGCGACCGGTTCCTCGGCGTCCGCGACGGCGAACTGATCTTCGACGGCACCGCCGACGAGTTGACGATGTCGGTCGTCGACGAGATTTACTACGGCGACGGCGAGCGCCGCGGGGACGGGATCGGCGAGCCGTCGTCGCAGCGCTCCGCCGCGAACGGGGTGAGCGACGCGTGAGCACCGACGCCGGACGGGGCGTCGAGGAGATGCTCGCGTTCCTCGAACGCCGGCTACTGATCCGCCGGGTGCTGACGGTCGCCGGCCTCGCGGCGCTGCTGGTCGCGACCTACTTCGGCGGGCAGTTCATCGGCGTCGACCTCGGGGAGTTGCTCGAACAGCGCGAGGTCTTCTTCGAGTACCTGCAGGCGTACTTCAACCCCGACTTCGTCGACTTCACGACCTACTCGAGCGACCGCGGCCACGACGGCTGGAACGGCTTCTTCCAGAGCCTCGCGAACCCCGTCTCGATCTACGAGAGCCTCCTCGAACAGGACGGGATCGTCGGGCTCAGCGTCACGACGATCGTGATCGGCTTCACCGGGACCGTCATCGGCTTCCCGTTCGCGCTCCTGTTCGGCGTGCTCGGCTCCGAGCGCGTCGTCCCCTTCCCGTTTAACTTCCTCTTCCGCGGGACGATGAGCACCATCCGGGCCATCCCCGCGCTGGTGTGGATCCTCATCTACGTGCCGCTCACGAGCGTCTCGCCGGTCGGGGCGATGCTCGCCATCGCGACCGACACCGTCGGCAACCTCGGGCGGCTGTTCACCGACGAACTCGAAGAGATCGACGACGGCCCGATCGAGGCGATCGGTTCGACCGGCGCCTCGCGACCACAGATCGTCGGTTTCGGGATGCTCAGTCAGGTGTCGACCTCCTTCATCGCGTGGACGCTGTACATCCTCGAGATCAACGTCCGGATCGCGATCAGCCTCGGCGTCTACGGCGCCGGCGGCATCGGCGAGTACATCGAACTCCGGACGCAGTTCCGCGAGTTCGAGAAGGTCGCCGCGGGCATCTTCATGGTCATCCTCATCGTCCTCACGGTGGAACTCGTCTCCTCGCGCATCCGCGCCCGGCTCCGTCCCGGCGAACACGAGAGCAAGGGGCTGCTCGAGAGCATCCGCGGGCTCGGCGACGCCGGTAGCTGGCTCGGGATCGGCGGGCGCCGCGACTAGAACTCGCCGAGGCGCGTCTGCC
The Salinilacihabitans rarus DNA segment above includes these coding regions:
- the phnC gene encoding phosphonate ABC transporter ATP-binding protein, yielding MPKVSLTNVTKVYGEDTVALDGISFDVPAGEFVVVLGPSGAGKSTLLRILNGLTAPTEGSVYIGDEQVTGAREDVGMVFQMHYLIESLSAYRNALTGALSRTDLLRSLLTMYDREDKRAALEALETVGLLEAAPQRAGSMSGGQKQRVGIARALVQDPNLLLADEPVASLDPKAAKDVMGYMKQAARERELTTIASLHQVNIAREFGDRFLGVRDGELIFDGTADELTMSVVDEIYYGDGERRGDGIGEPSSQRSAANGVSDA
- a CDS encoding PhnE/PtxC family ABC transporter permease, producing MSTDAGRGVEEMLAFLERRLLIRRVLTVAGLAALLVATYFGGQFIGVDLGELLEQREVFFEYLQAYFNPDFVDFTTYSSDRGHDGWNGFFQSLANPVSIYESLLEQDGIVGLSVTTIVIGFTGTVIGFPFALLFGVLGSERVVPFPFNFLFRGTMSTIRAIPALVWILIYVPLTSVSPVGAMLAIATDTVGNLGRLFTDELEEIDDGPIEAIGSTGASRPQIVGFGMLSQVSTSFIAWTLYILEINVRIAISLGVYGAGGIGEYIELRTQFREFEKVAAGIFMVILIVLTVELVSSRIRARLRPGEHESKGLLESIRGLGDAGSWLGIGGRRD
- a CDS encoding phosphate/phosphite/phosphonate ABC transporter substrate-binding protein; amino-acid sequence: MRSTGAVGTIGLAGLAGCLGDEDEDGDDGADGSGTDGDDGENGGDEDGEQSTDGEPLPDELDFLMSPTEPQDEMEAQYGPMADYLSEELGSEINLQYAQGYSAVISALGSGSGHIGEMGPFAAALGVRSDEVDIILQRYAYGSWEYASVIVTREDTDVESLEDLEGKTIAFADRLSSSGSLYPLYMLKQAGLDIGGLPEDDSGADFEATFSSHTAAIESLQAGQADAAGVGMFIAVEDGDEEREEYLDGIELVQKEDGIPRAPIAVSPELGQDARDDIQQAFLDAPDEAYEGDGDENQLWFSDVREADAEAYEPVVEVARDLGISADLLDEDL